A stretch of DNA from Candidatus Cloacimonadota bacterium:
ATTCCCAAACTGAAAATGAGCGATAAAGGACTGTTCGACGGAGAGAAATTCGAATTTGTGGATTTGTGGATTTAATGGAAAATAGTCTGTTCACCTTGTCACATGATCTGCGACATGTGACAAAGTTGCAAAACTTGTCTTATGCGCCATCGGTGTTATGAGACAAGTTGAAAGAAATGATGATTTTGAATATTAAATCGTGAACATTCGGAAGAATCCCGAAACTAATTCGGGATACATTCCGAAGTTAATAAATTCCCCTCTCTTGTTTTGAAGAGAGGGGCAAGGGGTGAGTTTACCTGATCGGCACTAAAATATCATATTCTGAGTTTTCCGGATCTTCCGGCTTGAATCTGTCATCATACCATTCGATCTCTTCGTGCAGATAGAATTCATAATCGACCTGCTGAATCCAATCGACCGATATAAATTTGTAGGTTTCATGCAGTTTTTCGAACGAACCTTTGTGCGTGAAGACAGCATATTTGGCAGCTGGAATTTTGTGCTCGGTCAAAGCTTCCGGAATTTCGACATTTTGATCTGCGATCACAGCAGCCATATAATACCAGGTATCATCTGGTTCGGGTTGCTGTTCCAGATATTTTGGCTCGGGAAAACAAATTCCCACCGTTTGTAATTTGCGAAGGTTTTCATTTTTATTGATGTGAGACAAAAATTCGTCCCACAAAGCAGCTATCTGCTCTTTACTTTCTCGGGTTACAATTTTGCGTTTGATGCCGATAACGCGGATTTCGGGCATGTCTTTAATCTTCCAATCCATTTTCATATCTCCTTTTGTTATGCGGCAGATCTGCACTTTCAGCCTCGGCGTATATTTTATCAATTGATTTTCTTTTCTAAATTTTTCGGGAGTGCTGCGAAATTCTTTTTTGAAAGCGCGAATGAAGGATTCACTGGATTCAAAACCATATTCAGTAGCCAGTTCCTGCACTTTTTTATGGGAATGCAAAAGTTCTCTGGCAGCTTCGGAAAGCCTTCTCTCGCGGATATATCCTTTCAAAGTATAACCTGTAAAACCATAGAAAATCCGCATGAAATGATACAACGAAAATCCCGCACGATCTGCTACAGATTCCATTTCAAATCTGCTTTTAAGGTTATTTTCGATGAAATTCACCGAAGAATTTAAGGCTCTTTGATAGTCCGGCATATCACTCCTTTTCTAATTATTGATCTTTTTTGCTCATAGTATTTTGGGAAAAAGTTGTAAATCTATTTTTTTTTGCATGCATCCCCGAAAAATTTGGAAGGTATAAACCTAATCTATTGCAATAAATGAAATTGTTGCTATTTTACTTGGCCAAAACCTTATCCAGCAAAGCCCACGAATTCATTCGTGGGAATCTTGATACCAGAAAGATATCGGACAAGGGTTTCAACCGTTTGCACAAAAAATAAACCATTGAAATGGTTACTATAAAAGGCTTTGTTTGCTTTTCCCATGAATAACCCAGTGAAATTGGATTGATTTCACAGGTTAAAAATTCATGGGCTTGAAAAAATGAAATTATTGTGTTTTTTTTGTTGCTTACTGGAAAATAAATATTTTTCGGGGGATGCGTGATTTTTTTTTGTTTTTGACATATACTTATACATTTATCTATTAGGAATAAGGGAGGAATTCAAATGGAAGAAACAAATAAATCTCACGATCTGATCTACACATTGAACGAAAAACCACCTGTTCGCGATTCGATCTTTGCCGCTCTGCAGCATCTTCTGGCAATTTTTGTCGGCATCATCACTCCAACTCTGGTTATTGGTGGAATTTTAGGATTGGGAAAAGAAATTCCCTATCTTATCAGCATGTCACTGATAGTTTCTGGAGTAGCTACATTTATCCAGATCAAAAGAATTGGACCTATCGGTTCGGGACTTCTCAGTATTCAAGGAACCAGTTTCGCCTTTTTAGGTGCAATTATAGGAGCTGGATTTCTGGTGAAAAATGCTGGTGGCGGACCGAAAGAAATGCTGGGAGTGATTTTCGGAATGTGTTTCTTTGGTGCATTCATCGAGATGATCCTCAGCAGATTTCTACATCATCTCAAGAAGGTCATCACACCCACAGTCACAGGGATTGTCGTCTCTCTGATCGGACTCAGTTTGATCAAAGTCGGTCTCACCGATATGGCAGGCGGACAATGGTTATTAGACAATAAACCAGAGCAATTCGGTAATTTAGAAAATCTGGGTTTG
This window harbors:
- a CDS encoding AraC family transcriptional regulator, producing the protein MPDYQRALNSSVNFIENNLKSRFEMESVADRAGFSLYHFMRIFYGFTGYTLKGYIRERRLSEAARELLHSHKKVQELATEYGFESSESFIRAFKKEFRSTPEKFRKENQLIKYTPRLKVQICRITKGDMKMDWKIKDMPEIRVIGIKRKIVTRESKEQIAALWDEFLSHINKNENLRKLQTVGICFPEPKYLEQQPEPDDTWYYMAAVIADQNVEIPEALTEHKIPAAKYAVFTHKGSFEKLHETYKFISVDWIQQVDYEFYLHEEIEWYDDRFKPEDPENSEYDILVPIR